A region from the Mucilaginibacter sp. CSA2-8R genome encodes:
- a CDS encoding Gfo/Idh/MocA family oxidoreductase: protein MIKIGVLGMSAGNAHPYSWSAIINGQFDAQEICDVGYPAVAAYLQANHDTLGLPNARVTHVWAQEPGIAESIAKTTGIENIAGRAEDMIGNVDAVILSRDDPENHVAMAKPFIDAGIPIFIDKPLAATWDDLAYFSAESAKGKLIMSCSSMRYAVEARNTKIDLPSLGKLELITATGKKDWIKYGVHMIEGIFMLLDDAKPLTVKHIGETGKDIVHITFAGGLQVIVNLFMEIAGTFQISVFGQQGWRLIEIKNSFAMFRDNIIEFVRSVQEGKSRLDFSKTENVLRTLIAANESLAQGGKTIYL from the coding sequence ATGATAAAAATTGGCGTTTTAGGCATGAGTGCAGGCAATGCCCACCCATACTCATGGTCGGCCATCATCAACGGTCAGTTTGATGCACAAGAAATTTGTGATGTTGGTTATCCGGCTGTAGCTGCGTATTTGCAAGCTAATCACGACACGCTGGGATTGCCCAATGCCAGGGTAACGCACGTTTGGGCACAAGAACCAGGTATTGCCGAAAGCATTGCCAAAACTACCGGTATAGAAAACATCGCTGGGCGCGCCGAAGATATGATCGGGAACGTTGATGCCGTAATACTTTCAAGAGACGATCCCGAAAACCACGTGGCTATGGCAAAGCCCTTTATTGATGCAGGCATACCCATTTTTATTGATAAGCCATTGGCTGCTACGTGGGATGACCTGGCTTACTTTTCGGCCGAAAGTGCAAAAGGTAAACTTATTATGTCTTGTTCGTCTATGCGATATGCCGTAGAGGCCCGAAATACAAAAATTGATCTGCCATCGCTTGGCAAGTTAGAACTTATTACGGCTACCGGTAAAAAAGACTGGATTAAATATGGCGTGCACATGATCGAGGGCATTTTTATGTTACTGGATGATGCAAAACCTCTAACTGTCAAACACATTGGCGAAACCGGTAAAGATATAGTACACATCACTTTTGCCGGTGGCTTGCAGGTTATTGTTAACTTGTTTATGGAGATTGCCGGCACGTTTCAAATATCTGTTTTTGGGCAGCAAGGTTGGCGATTGATTGAGATTAAAAACTCATTCGCTATGTTTAGGGATAATATTATTGAGTTTGTACGCTCGGTACAAGAGGGCAAGTCGCGCCTGGACTTTTCCAAAACAGAAAATGTACTGCGCACGCTTATCGCCGCCAATGAAAGTCTGGCCCAGGGCGGTAAAACCATCTACTTATAA
- a CDS encoding aspartate aminotransferase family protein — translation MDYSKSAALLERSKKVLAGGVSSEFRKMNYPHAMFYTHGQGSRIYDVDGNEYLDFTLSQGPLILGHSRPEVLNAVTQYSASGQLFAGQHIQEIELAEKLNELIPSAELMRFCLDGSEAVHTAFRVARAKTGRSKFLRFEGHFHGWLDNVSWGFSAPSADALGNPEQPNALPWSEGLPQSSREEFIILPWNDLELFEKTVRANYNDIAAVITEPFMCNNGCIPPADGFLQGLRDICTEFGIALIFDEVITGFRLGLSGAQGYFGVTPDLSIFAKAFASGYPISAIVGKREWMALIEQGKVIHAGTMNSSNATVAAALATVTLLQQENPYERMFALGRQLMQGLQSISQKYGLNMLVQGPGPMFNTSFTSLSQVKTYRDVLMADKQQLAKFIAGMHNHGVRIIGRGLWYISAAHTQADIEQALSAADQVLAEF, via the coding sequence ATGGACTATTCAAAGTCGGCTGCTTTACTGGAGCGATCAAAAAAAGTGCTTGCCGGGGGGGTGTCATCCGAGTTCCGGAAGATGAACTATCCGCATGCCATGTTTTACACCCATGGCCAGGGCAGTCGTATTTATGATGTGGATGGTAACGAATACCTCGACTTTACTTTAAGTCAGGGGCCGCTTATTTTAGGACATTCCCGTCCCGAAGTTTTAAATGCAGTTACACAATATTCTGCCTCGGGCCAGCTATTTGCCGGTCAGCATATACAAGAAATTGAACTTGCCGAAAAGCTTAACGAATTAATTCCGTCTGCCGAACTGATGCGTTTTTGCCTTGATGGTTCCGAAGCCGTGCATACCGCTTTCAGAGTAGCAAGAGCCAAAACCGGACGCAGTAAATTTCTCCGGTTCGAAGGTCATTTTCATGGCTGGCTGGATAATGTATCCTGGGGCTTTTCTGCCCCGTCAGCCGATGCACTAGGTAATCCCGAACAACCCAATGCTTTACCCTGGAGTGAAGGCCTGCCGCAATCCTCCCGCGAAGAATTTATCATACTGCCCTGGAATGATCTGGAATTATTTGAAAAAACGGTACGGGCTAATTACAATGACATTGCCGCGGTTATTACCGAGCCATTCATGTGTAACAACGGCTGTATACCACCTGCCGACGGCTTTTTGCAAGGGCTGCGGGATATTTGTACGGAGTTTGGCATCGCACTTATTTTTGATGAGGTGATTACCGGCTTTCGTTTAGGACTAAGCGGGGCGCAGGGCTATTTTGGGGTAACGCCCGATCTTTCCATTTTTGCAAAAGCCTTTGCCAGCGGCTACCCCATCAGTGCCATTGTGGGCAAACGCGAATGGATGGCACTGATTGAGCAGGGTAAAGTCATTCATGCCGGTACGATGAACTCCAGCAACGCCACGGTTGCTGCTGCATTAGCCACCGTAACACTGCTACAGCAAGAAAACCCCTACGAGCGCATGTTTGCATTAGGCAGGCAATTAATGCAGGGCTTGCAATCTATCTCACAAAAATATGGCCTTAACATGCTGGTTCAGGGTCCGGGGCCTATGTTCAATACTTCGTTTACGTCTTTATCTCAAGTTAAAACTTACCGTGATGTGCTTATGGCCGACAAGCAGCAGTTAGCGAAATTTATAGCCGGTATGCACAACCATGGGGTACGTATTATAGGCCGCGGCTTATGGTATATCAGCGCCGCACATACGCAGGCAGATATTGAACAGGCGCTTTCGGCTGCCGACCAGGTGCTTGCCGAATTTTAA
- a CDS encoding aldolase/citrate lyase family protein → MKMRESKVLQKLRAGQTASCFKVNIADAVSTEIAAMSGFDCVWVDQEHLAQNWSVYSAHVWASKAHNMDLMVRIPRGSYSDYVKPLELDATGILVPHVMGVEDAKKIIEMTRFYPIGRRAMDGGSADGAYTNMDFHEYLADANKQRFVVFQIEDVEALDELDQIAELEGFDMLFFGPGDFSQSIGKPGDWTNPILLDARKKVAEVARKHGKFAATTGGIGMLDEFKDMGYQFINVGADVVGMSAYCNGLISQFNKSVALAGSGLESYK, encoded by the coding sequence ATGAAAATGAGGGAAAGTAAGGTGCTTCAAAAACTTCGTGCGGGGCAAACGGCCAGCTGTTTTAAGGTTAATATAGCCGATGCGGTGTCGACGGAGATTGCTGCCATGAGTGGTTTTGACTGCGTATGGGTTGACCAGGAGCATCTGGCGCAAAACTGGTCGGTTTATAGTGCCCACGTATGGGCGTCAAAAGCGCATAACATGGATTTGATGGTACGCATTCCGCGCGGTAGTTACAGTGATTATGTGAAGCCGCTCGAGTTGGATGCCACCGGCATATTGGTACCCCATGTAATGGGTGTTGAGGATGCTAAAAAAATTATAGAAATGACTCGCTTTTACCCCATTGGCCGCCGTGCTATGGATGGGGGCAGCGCTGACGGGGCATACACTAATATGGATTTTCATGAGTACCTGGCTGATGCCAACAAGCAGCGGTTTGTGGTTTTTCAGATTGAAGACGTAGAGGCGCTGGATGAATTGGACCAGATTGCCGAATTAGAAGGCTTTGATATGTTGTTTTTTGGCCCCGGCGATTTTAGTCAAAGCATTGGTAAACCCGGCGATTGGACCAACCCTATACTATTGGATGCCCGCAAAAAGGTAGCCGAAGTTGCCCGCAAGCACGGCAAATTTGCTGCTACCACGGGTGGCATAGGTATGTTAGATGAGTTTAAAGATATGGGCTATCAATTCATCAATGTAGGTGCCGATGTGGTGGGCATGTCTGCTTACTGTAACGGGCTAATTAGCCAATTCAACAAATCAGTTGCTTTGGCAGGTTCGGGTTTAGAGAGTTATAAATAG
- a CDS encoding SDR family oxidoreductase produces MDNTGNILSLAGKQIWVFGGAGYLGQPAVELLVAAGASVLCIDLEGRAQQFIESARLSPQVTAATLNVHQTDLIKPFVTDNIAKHGVPDGLVNLTYASTAKTMENLTADDFDEVNHGSLTSSFLLSREVGAQMAQRGGGSIVLFSSMYGSLSPNPELYEAPLTKNPIEYGVTKAGIIQMVRYMAVHYGKSNVRFNCISPGPFPNPAVQQTHPDFIERLAKKSPMGRVGSAPEIGGTVAFLLSDAASYITGQNLFVDGGWNCW; encoded by the coding sequence ATGGATAATACAGGTAACATTTTAAGTTTAGCCGGAAAACAGATATGGGTATTTGGTGGTGCGGGGTATTTGGGCCAACCTGCCGTAGAGTTGCTGGTAGCTGCCGGAGCCAGCGTACTTTGTATAGATTTGGAAGGGCGCGCCCAGCAATTTATTGAGTCGGCCCGTTTGTCGCCGCAAGTTACAGCGGCAACGCTCAATGTGCACCAAACCGATTTAATTAAGCCTTTTGTAACTGATAATATTGCAAAGCATGGTGTACCTGATGGGCTGGTTAATTTAACCTATGCCTCAACGGCCAAAACCATGGAAAATTTAACTGCCGATGATTTTGATGAGGTAAATCACGGCAGCTTAACTTCGTCTTTTTTACTATCCCGGGAGGTGGGAGCCCAAATGGCACAGCGGGGCGGCGGTAGCATAGTGTTGTTCTCGAGTATGTATGGCTCATTATCGCCTAACCCCGAATTATATGAAGCGCCGTTAACCAAAAATCCTATTGAGTACGGGGTAACTAAAGCCGGCATTATACAAATGGTTCGCTATATGGCTGTACATTACGGTAAAAGCAATGTGCGTTTCAATTGCATATCGCCAGGGCCGTTCCCCAATCCTGCAGTACAGCAGACGCACCCCGATTTTATAGAGCGTCTGGCTAAAAAGTCGCCCATGGGCCGTGTAGGTTCCGCTCCTGAAATTGGAGGTACTGTTGCTTTTTTATTGTCTGATGCAGCCAGTTATATTACTGGTCAAAATTTGTTTGTTGACGGTGGCTGGAACTGTTGGTAA
- a CDS encoding Rid family detoxifying hydrolase: MQKIKVLHPDRDPSFVTGAYTDGVLMDGTLYISGQAAVDFKTSRFVLGTIEEETHLTLQNIKAIVEAAGGLMENVLKCTVHLSDINDFDRYNEVYATYFPGVKPARTTVQSVLGEGIKVEIDCVVKI, translated from the coding sequence ATGCAGAAAATAAAAGTTTTACATCCCGATCGCGATCCGAGTTTTGTTACCGGTGCATACACAGATGGTGTTTTGATGGACGGTACACTCTACATAAGCGGGCAGGCGGCGGTTGATTTTAAAACATCAAGATTTGTTTTAGGTACCATTGAAGAAGAAACTCATTTAACGCTACAAAATATTAAAGCTATTGTGGAGGCAGCCGGCGGACTGATGGAAAACGTGCTTAAATGCACGGTGCATTTAAGCGATATTAACGATTTTGACCGCTATAATGAAGTATATGCCACTTACTTTCCGGGCGTAAAACCAGCCCGCACCACGGTGCAGTCTGTTTTGGGTGAGGGCATAAAGGTAGAGATTGACTGTGTTGTGAAAATCTGA
- a CDS encoding aldo/keto reductase produces MVKRALGKTGIHVSEVAFGCVEIGMPYGIGINSEQDMLSEYEAIHLLQTALTLGINFFDTARAYGNSESIIGKAFRHHRSEVIIATKCTHFQKPNGDIPPYNELKLIIETSLQESLMALQTNYVDVYMLHQADERLLRDNNVQAIFADLRNSGLIKATGVSTYTNEQTQLAIDAGCWDVIQVPFNMMDQRQSALFDKAVSQGIGLIIRSVLLKGLLSDRGKNLHPALSQVEAHIQKYNTLTQSLNVTLPALATQFALSFPQISAILVGIDKLDFLEQSVDVATRNPLHQETLQQIKDLAYPEPDFINLPMWDREGWLT; encoded by the coding sequence ATGGTCAAAAGAGCATTAGGTAAAACCGGAATACATGTATCTGAAGTAGCCTTTGGCTGCGTGGAGATTGGTATGCCCTACGGTATCGGGATCAACTCTGAGCAAGACATGCTAAGCGAGTATGAGGCCATCCATCTACTTCAAACGGCATTAACACTTGGTATTAATTTTTTTGATACGGCACGTGCTTATGGTAACAGCGAAAGTATTATTGGTAAAGCTTTCAGGCATCATCGCAGCGAGGTGATTATTGCTACTAAATGCACACACTTCCAAAAACCGAATGGCGACATCCCGCCCTATAACGAGTTAAAGCTAATCATCGAAACATCGTTGCAAGAAAGCTTAATGGCTTTGCAAACCAATTATGTAGATGTATACATGCTCCATCAGGCCGATGAACGCCTCTTGCGCGATAACAACGTGCAAGCCATTTTTGCCGACCTCAGAAATTCTGGTTTAATTAAAGCCACAGGCGTTTCAACGTATACCAATGAGCAAACCCAACTGGCTATTGATGCCGGATGCTGGGATGTAATACAAGTGCCCTTTAATATGATGGATCAGCGCCAGTCTGCGTTGTTTGACAAGGCAGTATCGCAGGGGATCGGTTTAATCATCCGCTCCGTTTTGTTAAAAGGGTTACTGAGCGACCGCGGAAAAAACCTGCATCCGGCTTTAAGCCAGGTTGAAGCGCATATCCAAAAATATAATACCCTCACGCAATCGCTCAATGTAACCCTGCCTGCACTAGCAACCCAGTTTGCCTTATCATTTCCGCAGATATCAGCCATACTGGTAGGTATTGATAAATTAGATTTTCTGGAACAGTCTGTCGACGTCGCAACAAGAAATCCATTACACCAAGAAACTTTACAACAAATTAAAGATTTAGCCTACCCCGAACCAGATTTCATTAATCTGCCTATGTGGGACAGGGAAGGCTGGTTAACCTAA
- a CDS encoding SDR family oxidoreductase, with product MHVKELFSLKNKIIVVSGGAGNYGKCIVEGLAEADGTVIIASRNLENAGQVAQNFRRKGFDVHALPVDQGDHASVLQLKDAVLRKFGKLDVFVNNAVSRPMKSYDADIVDFAESMRVNATGSMDIIREMADLIVTNGGGSIINIGSMMGMFGPDLSNYVGTSMGTPPPDYFFHNAGLLNLTKYMAQVLAGKNVRVNCISPGGLFNNQPEVFLNNYCKKVPLKRMANQDDIKGLMVLLASEAGAYINGENILMDGGLNA from the coding sequence ATGCATGTAAAAGAACTATTTAGTTTAAAAAATAAAATTATAGTAGTAAGCGGAGGAGCGGGCAATTATGGTAAATGCATAGTAGAAGGCTTGGCCGAAGCTGATGGCACCGTAATTATCGCTTCCCGTAATTTGGAAAATGCCGGGCAGGTTGCTCAAAATTTTCGCAGGAAGGGTTTTGATGTTCATGCTTTGCCTGTTGACCAGGGCGATCATGCCTCGGTACTGCAATTAAAAGATGCTGTGTTGCGTAAATTTGGTAAGCTGGATGTATTTGTGAATAACGCTGTGTCGCGCCCCATGAAAAGTTATGATGCCGACATTGTCGATTTTGCCGAATCTATGCGGGTTAATGCAACCGGATCTATGGATATTATCCGCGAGATGGCCGATTTGATTGTAACCAATGGCGGCGGAAGCATCATTAATATCGGGTCGATGATGGGGATGTTCGGCCCTGATCTGTCTAACTACGTGGGCACCAGCATGGGCACACCTCCGCCCGATTATTTTTTTCATAATGCAGGGCTGCTTAATCTAACTAAATATATGGCCCAGGTGTTGGCCGGCAAAAATGTACGGGTTAACTGTATCAGTCCGGGGGGATTATTTAATAACCAGCCAGAGGTGTTCTTAAATAATTATTGCAAAAAGGTTCCGCTTAAACGTATGGCTAATCAAGATGATATTAAGGGCTTGATGGTGTTGCTGGCATCAGAAGCCGGCGCATACATCAACGGCGAAAATATTTTAATGGACGGAGGCTTAAACGCATAA
- a CDS encoding 3-hydroxyacyl-CoA dehydrogenase family protein — MTEQINVADIYVGVVGLGLMGSSIVAALLVAGHPVKAIAPLADELAKAPEHIKSHLLQCESAGLLQYPVEHYLNMLNVSGSYATLADCRLVLECVTERPDIKKEVYANIVAAVATDTIIASNTSAIPISILQTYVPGPERFLGIHWAEPAYMTRFLEITCGNATAVPLAEWAFELAHHWGKEPTLLKKDIRGFVTNRLMYAVYREGLTLADNGIATIEDMDKAFRYDAGSWMTLMGIFRRMDFLGLDNLDNILNNLLPQLSNVDDVPLAMQKMIELRAKGTQTSKGFYDYNGSEAKEWDDAFAEFNKEIDRLAAQYPSVSNKFQHK; from the coding sequence ATGACAGAGCAGATCAATGTAGCCGACATTTATGTTGGCGTGGTGGGACTGGGACTTATGGGGAGCAGTATTGTTGCTGCTTTGTTGGTGGCCGGGCATCCGGTTAAAGCCATCGCCCCCCTTGCAGACGAACTTGCAAAAGCACCTGAGCATATTAAAAGCCATCTGCTGCAATGCGAAAGTGCCGGGCTGTTACAATATCCGGTTGAGCATTATCTGAATATGCTTAACGTATCGGGCAGCTACGCCACGCTGGCAGATTGCCGCTTAGTTTTAGAGTGCGTGACCGAACGGCCCGACATTAAAAAAGAAGTATACGCTAATATTGTTGCAGCTGTTGCCACTGATACTATTATAGCCAGTAACACCTCAGCTATACCCATCAGCATATTGCAAACTTATGTGCCCGGACCCGAAAGGTTTTTAGGCATACATTGGGCCGAACCTGCTTACATGACCCGTTTTTTAGAAATTACCTGTGGTAACGCTACTGCCGTGCCTTTGGCTGAGTGGGCGTTTGAGCTGGCTCACCATTGGGGCAAAGAGCCAACTTTATTAAAGAAAGACATCAGGGGGTTTGTAACCAACCGTTTAATGTATGCTGTATACCGGGAAGGTTTGACGCTTGCCGATAACGGCATTGCAACCATCGAAGACATGGATAAGGCATTTAGATATGATGCCGGCTCTTGGATGACACTGATGGGCATTTTTAGGCGGATGGACTTTTTAGGGCTCGATAATCTCGATAATATACTGAACAACCTGCTGCCGCAATTAAGCAATGTTGATGATGTGCCGCTGGCCATGCAAAAAATGATTGAACTTAGAGCTAAAGGCACTCAAACGTCTAAAGGTTTTTACGACTATAACGGTAGCGAAGCTAAAGAATGGGATGATGCTTTTGCTGAGTTTAATAAAGAAATTGACCGGCTGGCCGCGCAGTATCCTTCGGTGAGCAACAAGTTTCAACATAAATAA
- a CDS encoding HEAT repeat domain-containing protein: MNGQNTDYLCEQALTQLKQAVINGETFFIKVHAAENLIRHQQTGGLESEFLKLKTASPDNVIGSTRVLARLSKLKPAQYQQYISQLLQQFEHGPSAKIQLTALESLGKLGYYQPLAMIKSYADTGTNGFKGMARWILANSGKIHDEDRLSELLLSDQEIDYRYAAYALRFKTKINALTINRLKTCLQNLNPNDAARVYVASCLFVHNREADKEQGKPILLSYLKGEVGQRYELAEALGLGGNQQDLPLLMQLMADENTDVRVAASNAILNIKNCKI, encoded by the coding sequence ATGAATGGGCAAAACACAGATTATTTATGTGAGCAGGCGTTAACACAGCTTAAGCAAGCAGTTATAAACGGAGAAACGTTTTTTATAAAAGTTCATGCTGCCGAAAACCTGATTCGGCATCAGCAAACGGGTGGGTTAGAGTCCGAATTTTTAAAACTTAAAACTGCCTCTCCCGACAATGTAATTGGTTCAACCAGGGTTTTGGCCCGGTTAAGTAAATTAAAGCCGGCTCAATATCAACAATACATAAGCCAGCTATTGCAGCAGTTTGAGCATGGGCCGTCAGCTAAAATACAGCTTACGGCACTCGAGAGTTTAGGTAAGCTTGGTTATTACCAGCCACTGGCTATGATTAAATCTTACGCCGATACCGGAACCAACGGTTTTAAAGGGATGGCCCGATGGATATTGGCCAACAGCGGCAAAATACATGATGAAGACCGGTTATCGGAACTACTGTTGTCAGATCAGGAAATAGATTACCGCTATGCAGCTTATGCGCTCAGGTTTAAAACTAAAATAAATGCGCTGACCATAAACAGGCTGAAAACATGCTTGCAAAACCTCAATCCTAATGACGCTGCACGAGTTTATGTTGCCAGTTGCCTGTTTGTGCATAACCGGGAAGCTGATAAAGAACAAGGCAAACCTATATTGCTCAGTTATTTAAAAGGAGAAGTTGGGCAGCGCTATGAATTGGCCGAAGCATTAGGCTTGGGTGGCAACCAGCAAGACCTGCCTTTGCTAATGCAGTTAATGGCCGACGAAAATACCGACGTCAGAGTGGCTGCATCCAATGCAATCCTAAATATTAAAAATTGTAAAATTTAA
- a CDS encoding DUF2271 domain-containing protein yields the protein MSKLYKIAALLVVLTLFKPAATQAQSATKYKCLIQMTNYMGDGAYLVISLIDAKGAYEKTLYILGSDKKWYKTLKEWHKFYVKKKTNLSAITGASVTGGDRSVNVIELDNAKINAGYKLRFESAVEDKNYYVKDLEVPLTTETLAAKNDGTGFIRYVRFSAN from the coding sequence ATGTCTAAATTATATAAAATAGCCGCGCTTTTGGTGGTATTAACCTTATTCAAACCAGCTGCAACACAAGCGCAAAGCGCTACTAAATATAAATGCCTCATCCAAATGACTAATTATATGGGCGATGGCGCATACCTGGTTATCTCGCTGATTGATGCGAAGGGGGCTTATGAAAAGACGCTGTATATACTTGGGTCAGACAAAAAATGGTACAAAACCCTTAAAGAATGGCATAAGTTTTACGTTAAAAAAAAGACTAATCTTAGTGCTATTACGGGAGCTTCGGTAACCGGCGGCGACCGCAGCGTAAACGTTATTGAACTGGATAATGCTAAAATAAATGCCGGTTACAAGCTACGTTTTGAAAGCGCGGTAGAAGACAAAAACTATTATGTTAAAGATTTGGAGGTGCCGCTGACTACCGAAACCCTGGCTGCCAAAAATGACGGTACCGGCTTTATACGCTACGTTAGGTTTAGCGCCAACTAA
- a CDS encoding ankyrin repeat domain-containing protein: MKKILTALFCTITLSAAAQQQNTLLGSSFWQTQPDVNAVKAEIAKGNSPSQSNAIEMDPVVMAINAQAPAETIKFLMEQPGNSISKLTHDGRTYLHWAAQRGNIEVIDYLLSKGAKVNIMDTHGATPLLAAAGSGQQNTKIYDDFLAHGDNLKTNVSGDGANALLLAIPNDKDLVLTNYFISKGLDLKSTDAEGNNAFAYAAKSGNIELMKTLQQKGIPVSPYALIMAAQGGRRGPAGNGGGANLAVYEFIESLGVKPTASSKNGNNVLHYLVRKPGQAEIIQHFLAKGVDVNQPDEDGNTVLIDAASANRDTAILAMLLPKIKSINQANPKGITALAMAVRSNSADVVAYLISHGASINAVDRDGNNLAFYLIQSYSSRGGRGMGGAGNSPTADFDAKLKVLQDKGFKVTTPQQNGNTLYHLAVAKNDLSLVKHLQPLGIDINAKNKEGLTALHRAAMISKDDAMMKYLISVGAQKEAQTNFKETAFDLAAENESLTKNNISVNFLK; the protein is encoded by the coding sequence ATGAAGAAAATACTTACGGCCTTATTCTGTACAATTACACTATCTGCAGCAGCGCAACAGCAAAACACGTTGCTTGGCTCATCGTTCTGGCAAACGCAGCCTGATGTAAATGCAGTTAAGGCAGAGATAGCCAAGGGTAATAGCCCAAGTCAATCTAACGCCATTGAAATGGACCCGGTGGTGATGGCTATTAATGCGCAGGCCCCTGCCGAAACCATTAAATTTTTAATGGAACAACCAGGCAACAGCATTTCTAAACTCACACACGATGGCAGGACCTACCTGCACTGGGCCGCCCAGCGTGGTAATATTGAAGTAATTGATTACCTGTTGAGCAAAGGTGCCAAAGTAAATATTATGGATACCCATGGCGCTACACCTTTACTGGCTGCAGCCGGTAGCGGACAACAAAACACAAAAATTTATGATGACTTTTTAGCACACGGCGATAACCTGAAAACCAATGTAAGTGGTGATGGTGCTAATGCACTGTTACTGGCTATACCCAATGATAAGGACTTAGTGCTAACTAATTACTTTATTTCTAAAGGATTGGACTTGAAAAGCACTGACGCCGAAGGTAACAACGCATTTGCTTATGCAGCCAAAAGCGGTAACATTGAACTGATGAAAACACTGCAGCAAAAAGGGATTCCGGTAAGCCCTTATGCTTTAATTATGGCTGCGCAGGGAGGCCGTCGCGGACCAGCTGGTAACGGTGGCGGCGCTAACCTGGCCGTTTATGAGTTTATTGAAAGCCTTGGTGTAAAACCTACTGCCAGCAGTAAAAATGGCAACAATGTATTGCACTACTTGGTACGCAAACCTGGTCAGGCAGAAATTATTCAACACTTTTTGGCCAAAGGCGTTGATGTAAATCAACCTGATGAGGATGGCAATACGGTATTAATTGATGCAGCTTCGGCAAATCGCGATACAGCGATACTGGCTATGTTGTTACCGAAGATAAAAAGCATTAATCAAGCTAATCCTAAGGGCATTACGGCATTAGCTATGGCTGTTCGCAGTAACTCGGCTGATGTAGTAGCTTACCTGATCAGCCATGGAGCTTCGATAAACGCAGTTGATCGTGACGGCAATAACCTGGCTTTTTACCTAATACAGTCTTACAGCAGCCGTGGAGGCCGCGGCATGGGTGGAGCCGGAAACAGCCCAACTGCAGATTTTGATGCAAAACTTAAAGTTTTACAAGACAAAGGCTTTAAAGTAACCACACCGCAGCAAAACGGCAATACGCTTTATCACTTGGCAGTTGCCAAAAACGATCTATCATTGGTTAAGCACCTGCAACCTTTAGGGATAGACATTAATGCCAAAAACAAAGAAGGACTGACTGCATTGCACCGGGCAGCAATGATATCTAAAGACGATGCCATGATGAAATACTTAATATCTGTAGGTGCCCAAAAAGAAGCTCAAACCAACTTTAAAGAAACAGCATTTGACTTGGCGGCCGAAAATGAGTCTTTAACTAAAAACAACATTTCTGTTAACTTTCTTAAATAA